The sequence AAAACTCGCCTGTCTGGTGGTTATCCTCGCGGGTATTCATGCTGCCGCTGACATTATCGTCCAGCTTCTGCTGGCACTCTTTTTTGCCATTGTTCTCAATCCGCTGGTGACCTGGTTTTTACGCCGGGGCGTTAGCCGCCCGGTGGCCATCACTATTGTGGTGATTGTAATGCTGATTGGCCTGACGGCACTCTTCGGCGTACTGGCCGCATCGCTGAGCGAATTCTCCACCATGCTGCCGCAGTACAATAAAGAGCTGACGCGCAAAATCATCGCCCTGCAGGAGATGATGCCCTTTCTTAACCTGCATATCTCGCCAGAACGGATGCTGCGCAGGATGGATTCAGAGAAAGTCATGACCTACGCCACCACGCTGATGACCGGTCTTTCCGGCGCGATGGCCAGCATTTTGCTGCTGGTCATGACGGTGGTGTTCATGCTGTTCGAAGTCCGTCATGTGCCCTACAAGCTGCGTTTTGCATTAAATAACCCGCAAATCCATATTGCCGGTTTACACCGCGCGCTGAAGGGCGTGTCCAAATATCTGGCGCTGAAAACGCTGTTGAGCGTATGGACCGGGATCATTGTCTGGCTGGGACTGATGCTGATGGGCGTCCAGTTCGCCCTGATGTGGGGGGTGCTGGCATTTCTGCTGAACTACGTTCCCAACATTGGCGCCGTGCTCTCCGCCGTGCCGCCGATGATTCAGGCGTTTCTGTTTAATGGATTTTATGAATGTATGCTGGTCGGCGCGCTGTTTCTCGTTGTGCATATGGTGCTGGGGAATATTCTCGAGCCGCGGATGATGGGTCACCGGCTGGGCATGTCGACGCTGGTGGTATTTTTATCCTTACTGATTTGGGGATGGCTGCTGGGCCCGGTTGGGATGCTGCTGTCGGTTCCGCTGACCAGCGTATGTAAAATCTGGATGGAGACCACCAAAGGGGGCAGCAAGCTGGCGATCCTGCTGGGGCCGGGACGACCCAAAAGCCGGTTGCCGGGCTAAGCCGCTGGTCGGGTTAGCCATTATCGGGGACAATAGATTATAGTAATGGTTTCGCCGCGCAACTTTGCGACTCTCTGTTTGACTGAAGGCCAGACGTTATATGTACCAGGTTTTTCTGGGAAAAATCTCCTCGCTGAGCACCAACCGCTGGGCTCAAGCGCTCTCCCGTCACGCGCCCGAAGGCGCCCATCGCGCGCGCTGGCTCGCTGGACGCGGGTTGCTTTCGCGTCTGTTGGCGCCGACGCCACTCCCGGAGATTATCCACAACGAACAGGGGAAACCCCTTTTTGCCGGCGACTATCCGCTGTGGTTCAGCCTTAGCCACTCGGGAGATGAGATTGCGTTAATTATCAGTGACGAAGGTAACGTGGGCTGTTCCCTGGAACGTATTCGCCCGCAGGATAACTGGCGCACGCTCGCCAATGCCGTCTTCAGCGGCGCCGAGCATGAAGAGCTGGAAAAGGAAACGCCAGAGCGCCAGCTTACGGCATTCTGGCGTATCTGGACGCGAAAGGAAGCGATCGTTAAACAGTGCGGCGGTCACGCCTGGCAAATGGTTAGCATTGACAGTACCGCCAGCGCGTTTCATTCAGTCAGCCACTGCCGCATAGACTCGCTGAGCCTTGCGGTCTGTACCGCAACACCCTTCGAACTCAACGCCGGCCTGATTCATTCTGCTGACGACGTGCTGGCCTAAAAATCGTTAGTACACCCAGCATAATAAACCCGACGCCCACCAGCCCGTGCCAGGAGAAGTGTTCCCCCCAGCCGGGCAGGACGATTGCCGCGGCCCACACCAGAATATAACTGAGGCTCAGCAAGGCATATGCTTTGCTGAGCGCCATTCGATGCAGCGCCAGATACCAGCAGCCCATAGAGGCCACATACCCCATCAACCCCAGCAGCAGCGCGCCCGTGCCGGATGAGAAGTGCCACAGCGCGGAAATAAGCGCCAGAACATCGCTGACCGGCGGCAGTGCCTGCATGGCATCGCGCAGCAACAGCTGTGCGGCGCTGACTAACAGCACGCTGCATAACGCCCAGAACGCGCCTTTCACAGGCTTCCTCCCAGCACGATAATCCCAATGATGATAAACCCGACCCCCAGCCAGTGGTGCGCAGCAACGTGTTCGCGCCAGAATACTTTTGCCGCCAGCGTTACCCAGACAAAGTTGAGGCTCAGCATAGGATAGGCGACGCCAACGGGCAGGCGTTGCAGCACCACCAGCCAGACCAGCATTCCGCTACCCAGCGCCAGCACTGCCAGACCAAGCCACAACATAATGTGCGCGCCGCGCCGCCCGGCTTTCGCCGGACGGGTGGCCTGTTTCTGGCATAACTGCCCCGCGCAGCTGAGCAAGCTTGCCAGTACCAGCCAGGTCCAGGTCATCACTTCGGCAGATACTCCAGCAAGGCAAACCGTCCCTGGATATAGAGATTGTCCGGCTGCGGTAAATTCGCCCGTGAGATATCGTCACGTTTTGACAGCAGAACCACCAGCGACACACGCCCCTGCTGACGATGCGTCGCCAGCCACTGCGCGAAGTCATCTTTGTCGACGTAACGATCTTTCACATCGGGATAATCCAGCCCGTAACGCAGTTCGCCGCTCTGACCAAACAGCGTAATGTCATTACGCTTCAGCTCCCACGCCAGACCCGCGGCCACGCCAACGTTATTGGCCAGCACAAATCGGCTTTCCTGAAGCGGCTCGCGCACGGTATCGACCAGCGACTGCGGCTGTTTGGAATCCACCACCAGGTTAGGAATGGCAAAACCAATCAGCAACGCCAGGCCTGCAGGACACAAGGCTGCCAGCCACCAGCGCTGCTGACTCTGTCTGAACGTAAACCAGCCCACCGCGGCCCAGAGGAGGAACGCCACCACTGCACAGAACACTTTGTACAGTTCGACCGGCGTCCAGACCGGATGCTTAGCCAGCCCCCATGGCGAGACCACCAGCGCCGCAATCACGCCGATCACCCCAAACGCCAGGTTAATCCCACCGTTAATGCGCAACGCTCTCGCACCTTTTTCCGCCGCGAGGCAGGCATAGCGCGCCATCAGGATAGCCAGCGGGGCAAAACAGGGCAGGATGTAGGTCGGCAGTTTGCCTTTGGCGATGCTGAAGAACAGCAGCGGCATCACCACCCAGCCCAGCAGATAGAATCCTCCACCCGCGCTTTGTCTGTCATTCCAGCCGAGACGAAACGCGCCCGGCAGCAGTGCCAGCCACGGCAGGCTGCCCGCAAGCAGGAACGGCAGGTAATACCAGAACGGGGCTTTATGCTGGGCGTCGCTCTGTGCAAAACGCTGAATATGTTCAACCCAGAAGAAGTAACGCCAGAAATCAGGCTCCCGATGCGCAATCGCCAGCGCCCACGGCAGGACAATCAGCACGCAGCTCAGGATCGCGAGCCAGCCAAAAATCAGCACCTCTTTCCAGCGCTTCTGGACGATCACCCACGGCAGCACGCCAATCACCGGAACGGCCAGCGCCAGGAAGCCTTTGGTCATCACCCCCATCCCGCAGGCCAGCCCAAGCAGCACATAGCCACCCGCTTTTCCGGCCACGGTTTGGGCCTGCGAGGCCAGCCAGAAGCTGCACATCGCCGCCACCAGCCACAGGGTGATGATAGGATCCAGCACCGCATACGTGCCGATACCGTACGCCAGGAACAGGGTCAGGAAGATAAGGCCGGAGAAAATGGCTACTCGCTTATCCCGCCAGAGACGCCAGGCCATCCAGATCACCAGCAGCGCCGTTAACCCGGTGGAGAATATCGCCCCGGCGCGTACGGCAAAGTTGGTGTGCCCGAACAGCAACTGCCCGAGACTGTTGATCCAGTAGCCAGCAATCGGTTTTTCAAAGTAACGCAGCCCCAGAAAATGCGGGACGATCCAGTCACCCGATGCCAGCATTTCGCGGCTGATTTCCGCATAGCGCGTTTCGTCAGGCTGCCACAGCAGGCGGACATCGACAGGAATGAGGTAGTAAACGATAAACAGTGCGAGAAGCGCTAAGCCATAACGGGCTGTTTTCATGGGACCGGACTCACGGTGTGTTGATGGCCAAGCCAGCCTTCCCGGCCAGCCAGTTCATTACGGACAATTTTTCCCACAGGCAGGGTGCTGAGGTCGTCGGGCAGCAGCTCGCTCAACGGGCAGAATTCAATGCCCTCCTGAGCGGCCAGGGTCAGCAACGCATCGAAATCATGCTGATACGCAATCCCCTCTACTTCTGCATGGATGGTATACACCGGCGTACCCGTATCGCGATGCATACGGTCCAGAATATAACGATTAAATTCTTCCGCCTTCACCTCGCGTCCGACCACTTCATCCCAGGTGGGAAGCGTGACCGGAATTTGCACCGTACCGTAGTGATTTTCGCCTAACAGCGGCAAAAACGGCCCGGTTCCGCGGCAATCGCTGTTGTAGCGAAACGCAAAGGCTTCTTTGGCCTTTACGACCCGTTGATCCGCACGCCATCCTGCCACGGCGGAACAGCGCACGGGCTGACCGGTGATGGCCTCCAGCTCCAGCATTCCACGCTCAATTTCACGGGAGAGACGCGGGATATCCCAGACGCCTGCCCACGCCTGCCAGGCGTGATGATCCCAGGCATGCAGGCCGACCTCATGCTGCTGCGCCGCCTCACGGATAACCGCTTCGTTACCCGCGCCGATGCGTCTACCGGGCCAGGCGGTGCCAGCCAGCAGAATATCCCAGCCGTAGAGAGATGCTGCGCGTGAGCGCAGCATTTTGAACAGAAATGCCGGTTTAATCAGACGCCATAAATGGCGTCCCATGTTGTCAGGCCCCACGCTGAAGAAGATGCTGGCACGCACGCCGTGCTTGTTCAGCAGTTCCAGCAGCCTGGGGACGCCGTTACGCGTTCCCCTGAAGGTGTCGACATCAATGCGTAAACCGACTTTTTTCATGAGACCTGTTCCGACAGCTCCACGGTGCGCAGGAAGAAGTCGAGCGTCTCGTCAATGGTCTGCTCCATCTTCACCGTCGGCGTCCAGTTCAGGCAGCGCTTCGCATTGCGAATGCTCGGCTTACGGTGCTCAACGTCCTGGTAGCCTTTACCGTAGTAGCTGCTGCTTTCCACTTCGCGGAAACCGGCAAACGGTGGGAATTTATCGCGCAGCGGATGGCGCTCAAAGCTGGCCAGCAGCATCTCAGCCAGTTCGCGAATGCTCGCTTCGTTGTCAGGGTTCCCGATGTTGATGATTTGACCGTTGCAGCGGTTATCTTTGTTTTCGATGATGCGGAACAGCGCTTCGATACCGTCGCTGATATCCGTGAAGCAGCGTTTCTGTTTGCCGCCTTCAATAAGCTTAATCGGTGAGCCTTCCACCAGGTTCAGGATCAGCTGGGTGATCGCACGGGAGCTACCGATACGCGCCGCGTTCAGGTTATCCAGACGCGGGCCCATCCAGTTGAACGGACGGAACAGGGTAAAGCGCAGCCCCTCTTTCTCACCGTAGGCCCAAATCACGCGGTCCAGCAGCTGTTTGGAGACAGAGTAGATCCAGCGCTGTTTGTTGATCGGCCCGACCACCAGGTTAGAGGTGTCTTCGTCGAAGTTTTTGTCGGTACACATGCCGTACACTTCAGAGGTGGACGGGAAGATGATGCGCTTGTCGTATTTCACGCAGTCGCGAATGATCTTCAGGTTCTCCTCGAAGTCCAGCTCGAACACGCGCAGCGGGTTACGGGTGTACTCAATAGGCGTGGCGATGGCGACCAGCGGCAGTACCACGTCACATTTTTTAATGTGGTATTCAATCCACTCGGAATGGATGCTGATATCCCCTTCCACGAAGTGGAAGCGTGGGTTGTCGAGGAAACGACTGATCGCATCCGCGCCAATATCCAGGCCATAGATTTCGTAGTTATCGTCTTTGAGCAGGCGTTCAGTCAGATGGTTACCGATAAAGCCGTTTACGCCGAGGATCAGCACGCGGGTACGGCGTTTAACGGCAACCACCGGGGCGCTTGTGATCAGCGCCCCGGCGACCAGACCCAGAGACTGGGCCAGCTGCGTGCCCTGCACGTAAAGACCGCTGTCGGTTTGCCCGGTAATAATCTCCAGCGCCTGCTCGCCGCAGCTCACAATCAGCGGTGAGACGGAGACAACGGTGCCCGGTTTTGCCGCCGGGATGTCGTCGCGCACGCGGGATTTCCAGACGATAAACTTGCTCACGCCCGCAAAGCTGTATGCCCCCGGCCATGGGTCGGTCACGGCGCGCACCAGGTTGTGAAGCTGGCGAGCAGGTTGGTTCCAGTCCAGACGACCATCCTCCGGCGTGCGGCGACCGAAGGTACTTGCTTTGCTCTCATCCTGCGCGGTCTCGCTGAAGGTGCCGTTCAGGATAGCTGGCAGCGCGTCGCGCAGCAGGCTTTGTGCCACGGTGCAAAGTTTCTGGTGCAGCTGCAGCGCCGTTTCATCCGCATCGATTGCCACGCGGTGCTGGGCAATGATGGCCCCCGCATCCGCACGGTGGACCATCCGGTGCAGGGTCACGCCCGTTTCCGTTTCGCCGTTCACCAGCACCCAGTTCAGCGGCGCGCGCCCACGGTAGGCTGGCAGCAGTGAGCCGTGAAGGTTAAATGCTCCTTTTGCGGCCAGGCCGAGGATCTCGTCGCAGATCAGGTTGCGATAGTAAAACGAGAAGATGACATCAGGGGCAAGCGCGCGGATGCGCTCCACCCACAGCGGATGGTTCACGTCGTCCGGGGCATAAACCGGAATCCCCCGCTCGGCGGCGATGCGCGCCACTGAGCTGAAAAAGTGATTTTCGCCCGCCGTGTCCGGATGGGTAAAGATTGCCGCAATGTCATAGCCCGCTTCCAGCAGGGCCAGCGTGCCCGTGCAACCCATATCGTGATAGGCAAATACAACAGCTTTCATGGGTGGATTTCCTCTTGAGATGCTTTGTGTTCCTGACGGACAACACGTTGAATAAAGTAGCGCGGACGTGCGCGGACATCGTTATAAATTCGGCCAATGTATTCACCGAGCAGGCCCATGCCGACAAACTGGGCACCGATGAACATAAACAGCACGGCAAAAAGCATGAAGACCCCTTCAGCCGCCCACTGCGGGCCAAAGACCAGCCGCAGCACCACCAGCAGGACGGAGAGCGCGAACCCCGCCAGCGCGATGATGCTGCCGAAAACGCTCAGCAGACGCAGTGGCGTGGTGGTCAGGCAGGTGATAAGGTCGTACATCAGGTTGATGAGACGCATGAAGCTGTACTTCGATTCCCCGTGCTCACGCTCGGCATGCAGGACCGGGATTTCCGTTGCCTTACGGGCGAACGTATTAGCGAGGATTGGAATAAACGTGCTGCGCTCGTGGCAATGCAGCATGGCGTCGACAATATGACGGCGGTAGGCGCGCAGCATGCAGCCGTAATCGCCCATCGCTTTACCGGTCGTACGCTGGATAAGACGGTTGATAGTGCGTGAGGCCAGCTTGCGGAACAGGCTGTCCTGACGGTTCTGACGCACCGTGCCGACCACGTCATAGCCTTCATCGGCTTTCGCCACCAGGCGTGGGATCTCCTCCGGCGGGTTTTGCAGATCCGCGTCCAGAGTGATGATCAGATCGCCCGTAACGTGGCTAAATCCGGCCATGATCGCCGAGTGCTGGCCGTAGTTACGGTTCAGCAGCACGGCAACAATATGGCTGCCTTCAGCCTGGGCAGCATCGGTCAGCATCATTGCGGAGTCATCGCTACTGCCATCGTCCACCAGCAAAATTTCATACGCTTTGCCCAGCGTCTCGCAGGCGGCCGTCGTGCGGCGAATCAGTTCAGGCAGGCTCTCCTGTTCGTTATAAACAGGAATGACGACGGAAACTTTTTGTACGGGTGGTGCACTGAACATATCAATGTCCTGCAAGCTGATGGAGCGCGGTAATGACGCGGGTTGTGTCGTCATGAGTCATGTCCGGAAAAAGAGGGAGAGAACAAATACGCGCGCTATTCCATTCCGAATTCGGGAGCGATACATCAGGAAAACGCTCGCGGTAGTATTTTTGAGTGTGCGCCGCGCGGAAGTGCAGGCCGGTACCAATGCCCTTCTCCTTCAGCGCCGCCATCAGGTTATCGCGTGAAATCCCACAGCGGGCTTCATCAACGCGAATAATAAACAGGTGCCAGGCGTGAACGTGCGGCCATGCCGGGATGGTCAGCGGCTGGAACGGCGTATCGGCCAGCTCCCGCAGATAGCGTTGCGCGATTTCCTCACGGCGTTTGTTGGCCTCTTTTAATTTGCCCAACTGCACCAGCGCCAGCGCGGCGTTAATATCCGCCAGGTTGTATTTATAGCCCGGCGAGATCACTTCAGCCTGCGGTGCACGACCGTGCGTCTGGCGGTCATAGGCATCCACCCCCAGGCCGTGGAATTTCAGACTGCGGATCCGCGCAGCAAGCTGAGCGTTATCCGTGACAACTAAACCGCCTTCTGCAGAGGTCATATTTTTAATGGCGTGGAAGGAAAAAATCGCCGTCCCTTTCCAGCCCACATGGCGGTTCTTGTAATAGGTTCCGGCGGCATGGGCAGCATCTTCAATAACGGGAATACCGTGACGTTCGCCAATGGCATGAATCGCGTCGATGTCACACGGTGCGCCAGCATAATGGACGGGGATAATGGCTTTAGTACGCGAGGTTATCGCCGCTTCAACGGCGTCAGGCGTCACCATCAACGTGTCGTTGTCCACATCAATCATCACCGGTGTGGCACCCAGCAACACGATCATATTTAGCGTGGAAACCCAGGTCTGGGAGGGGGTGATCACTTCATCGCCGGGGCCAATATTCAGCGCCATCAGCGTGACATGCATGCCCGCGGTGGCAGAACAGACGGCAATCGCATGCTGATTGCCCGTCAGATGACAAAATGCCTCTTCAAGCTCCTGATTTTTAGGCCCCGTGGTGATCCAGCCCGACATCAAAACGTCCTGAACCGCCGCCATTTCTTCGGCACCCATTGAGGGTCGCGAAAAGGGCAGAAAATCACTCATTATTAATTTCCTTGCAATAAAAATGGCACGTTTTTGATATTAACCAAATGCCGGTCCGTTTATTTCAACGAACCATAAACTCATATCAAAATAGCTTTCATTTCTTAGGGAAAAATTAAGACAACGTTTATAACGTTATAGAACTACTAGCAGACACTTTAAAAACAACAAGTTAAATTAATATTAAATATTTTTTATTGTGACCTTCACAACGTTTTGCCAGGAAATGATTTAAACCAAACATCAACAAACAAAAAAAATCCCGGCCATTTCAAAATAATATGAAATAGCCGGGAACTTTTCTTTTTAGTTAATTGTCGCGCTTATTTTAAGTTTTCTGGAAAGTTTTCAGGTAACTCGCTGGCCGCACAGGCAATCACGCTGTCATCATTTGGACCACAGTCGCGCACAAAGGTGATTGTCGCGAATTCATCAATCACTTCTGTGGGATATGCCGGACCGGCATCGCGATAGCTATTCATCAGCGGAATATGATCGTTCTGGAAACAGACGGTTTTTTCCGGATTGTTCATTACCCAGCGCGGGAAGAAGATGGTGCCGTGGAACAGGTTGTCGCCCAGGTTAACAATCAGGCTCACGTCAGTACCGGTTGGCTCTGTCCAGGAGATTTTATAGATGCTCTCCCCGACGCGAACGATATACGCCTGCTGATCTTTTACCCAACGGTTTCCGACCAGGCCGCTGTGAATACGGTAGTCGAGGGTGTTTTCATTTTTGACGTAAATCTCGTAGTTCCAGCCGTTATCGTAGGTATAAACCAGATGTTTGCCAACGAAGCCGCTTAAGTCATGTTTGTCGAAGTTGCTCATGATGTGTCTCCTTTGTTTTGATGAACGTATCGTACCCCTTCAAAAAATGAATGAATAACGCTATGTTTGAATCAAATTAATTCAAAAATTAGATATGTCATGCATAAAACAACTCTTGAACAGTGGTCACTCCTGGAAAAAGTGGTCGAGGCCGGGAGTTTTGCCAAAGCGGCAGAACAGACACACCGCAGCCAGTCTTCCGTCAGTTACAACCTCTCTTTACTCCAGGAGCGCCTGGGCATTGCGCTGCTGGTGGTGGAAGGGAGACGGGCAGTCCTCACGCCCGCAGGAGAATTATTGCTGAATCAGGTAAAACCGCTGCTGAAAGCGTTCTCTTATGTTGAGACGCGCGCCGCGACGCTGCAAAGCGGCATGCGCACCCGAGTCGATCTGATCGTAGACAGTATTTTTCCCCGCCGCAGGCTGTTCGCGATTTTAAGACAATTCCAGCAACGGTATCCGCAAACCCAGGTGCGCCTTACCGAGGTGCTGGAAAATAGCCGCGCGGACACGATAAACGACGAAGCGGACGTAATGGTCCTGACCCGCCGCCAGGACATTACCGGGCTTGGCGAGTGGCTGATGAATATCGACTTTGTCGCCGTGGCGCATTACCAGCATCCGCTCTTTTGTCTTGATGCACCGCTTAATGATGAGATGCTGCGCCCGTGGCCGCTTATCCAGATTGCGGACAGCCAGAACGCCGCGCGGGCTGCCGGCGAGTCGTGGACGTTCTCCACCATTGATGCTGCCATAGAGGCGGTTGTCTCTCAGGTCGGCTACGGCTGGCTGCCAGAGGAACGCATCCAGCCCCTGCTGGAGCGAGGCTTACTGAAAATCCTTCCGCTGAACCACGGTGTCCGCCGGGCCACGCCGCTGCATTTGATCGTGAAACGTACCCTCGCCCCGCTGGATGAGCAGGTTGAAACCCTGCTGCGCCTTTTTAGCCAGGAGCCGTCATCACCACCTGCTACGCTTTAAGGTCCGAACGCTAAAACGATAAGGAGCAGAAGATGAAAATCGACTTTGCGGGGAAAGTGGCGCTGGTGACTGCCTCAACCGGCGGTATCGGGTTCGCCATTGCCAGAGGCCTGGCGGAAAGCGGCGCGGAAGTGATCGTGAATGGCCGCAGCATCGACTCGGTGAACAAGGGTATTCAGCAGTTACAGCAGGTTGTACCCGGCGTACAGGTGCGTGCCGCCATTGCCGATCTCAGTACGGCAGAAGGGGTGGAGTCGCTGCTGAAGGTCGCAAGTGATGTCGATATTCTGGTGAACAACGCCGGAATTTACGGCCCGCAGGACTTCTATAGCACCGACGATGAAACCTGGGAGCGTTACTGGCAGACCAACGTGATGTCCGGCGTGCGTCTTTCCCGCGCTCTGCTGCCAGGCATGGTGAAAAAAGGCTGGGGACGGGTGGTGTTTATCTCTTCCGAATCGGCATGCAATATTCCGGCGGATATGATCCACTACGGGGTGACCAAAACGGCACAGCTCTCGCTCGCGCGCGGGCTGGCGAAGTTCGTGGCGGGAAGCGGCGTGACGGTGAACAGCGTACTGCCGGGGCCCACCCTGTCGGACGGTTTCGCTGAAATGATGAAAGATGAAATCGAGAAAACCGGGAAATCGCTGGAGCAGCTGGCGAAAGAATTTGTCATGGCCAACCGCCCCAGCTCGGTTATCCAGCGTGCGGCCACGGTAGAAGAGGTGGCCAATATGGTGATTTATGTCTGTTCGCCTCAGGCCTCCGCCACCTCGGGCGCAGCGTTGCGCGTTGACGGTGGCGTGGTGGATGACATCATCTGATCCCGTTACGCCGCACTGCCCGTCACGCGGCGGGCCGTGATGTAATGTGCTTGCCAGTAGTCATCGGTCAGGGTTGACACCGTCACCCCCTGGCTGCTGGAGGCGTGAATAAACCGGTTGTCACCGATGTAGACACCGACATGCTTTCGGTTTGGCCCCGTCTGGAAGAAGACCAGGTCGCCGGCCTTAAGACGGTACTGCGCCACCTGCACGCCGCGATGGATTTGCTCGCTGGTCGTGCGCGGCAAATTAAGATTCGCCGCATCGCTGAACAGGTGCTGCATCAGTGCAGAGCAATCCACGCCGCGGTGGCTCGTGCCGCCCCACTGATACTGGGTTCCCTTCCACTTCTGGTATTGATCGAGAATGCGCGAGCGCAGCGGGCCCGTTTCCTGATGAAACAGCGCCGATTTCGCGGGTGATTCCGCAAACGCAGAATTCATCGAGATCATCGATGCAGGCAGTTGAAAACTCATTGCAGAAAACGAAGCAAAACTGAGTGTGAGGATTGAAATAAGCGATCTTAACGTCATATCAAAAATTGTGGCTTTGAGTGAATTTTTCCTTACGCGTGGGGGCCAATGTTCCCCCGAAATATCTTTCGATGTGGCGATAATATAGACAGTTCATTTTTTCACCAACGACTATCGAGGCCAAAAATGGACTCACTTTTAGATCGCAAGATCGTGAAAAAAAGAGTGGTGATGTAAGGACTGTTCAGATAAAGCAGGTAAACTGATCCGCAGAATGTGTATTTCAGCTAAGACGTATTTATGACCAATATGATTGCCGACGAGACGGTGGCTAAATCCAGCGTGCTCTCTGTCT comes from Enterobacter kobei and encodes:
- the arnB gene encoding UDP-4-amino-4-deoxy-L-arabinose aminotransferase, which translates into the protein MSDFLPFSRPSMGAEEMAAVQDVLMSGWITTGPKNQELEEAFCHLTGNQHAIAVCSATAGMHVTLMALNIGPGDEVITPSQTWVSTLNMIVLLGATPVMIDVDNDTLMVTPDAVEAAITSRTKAIIPVHYAGAPCDIDAIHAIGERHGIPVIEDAAHAAGTYYKNRHVGWKGTAIFSFHAIKNMTSAEGGLVVTDNAQLAARIRSLKFHGLGVDAYDRQTHGRAPQAEVISPGYKYNLADINAALALVQLGKLKEANKRREEIAQRYLRELADTPFQPLTIPAWPHVHAWHLFIIRVDEARCGISRDNLMAALKEKGIGTGLHFRAAHTQKYYRERFPDVSLPNSEWNSARICSLPLFPDMTHDDTTRVITALHQLAGH
- a CDS encoding phenolic acid decarboxylase — its product is MSNFDKHDLSGFVGKHLVYTYDNGWNYEIYVKNENTLDYRIHSGLVGNRWVKDQQAYIVRVGESIYKISWTEPTGTDVSLIVNLGDNLFHGTIFFPRWVMNNPEKTVCFQNDHIPLMNSYRDAGPAYPTEVIDEFATITFVRDCGPNDDSVIACAASELPENFPENLK
- a CDS encoding LysR family transcriptional regulator, with product MHKTTLEQWSLLEKVVEAGSFAKAAEQTHRSQSSVSYNLSLLQERLGIALLVVEGRRAVLTPAGELLLNQVKPLLKAFSYVETRAATLQSGMRTRVDLIVDSIFPRRRLFAILRQFQQRYPQTQVRLTEVLENSRADTINDEADVMVLTRRQDITGLGEWLMNIDFVAVAHYQHPLFCLDAPLNDEMLRPWPLIQIADSQNAARAAGESWTFSTIDAAIEAVVSQVGYGWLPEERIQPLLERGLLKILPLNHGVRRATPLHLIVKRTLAPLDEQVETLLRLFSQEPSSPPATL
- a CDS encoding SDR family NAD(P)-dependent oxidoreductase codes for the protein MKIDFAGKVALVTASTGGIGFAIARGLAESGAEVIVNGRSIDSVNKGIQQLQQVVPGVQVRAAIADLSTAEGVESLLKVASDVDILVNNAGIYGPQDFYSTDDETWERYWQTNVMSGVRLSRALLPGMVKKGWGRVVFISSESACNIPADMIHYGVTKTAQLSLARGLAKFVAGSGVTVNSVLPGPTLSDGFAEMMKDEIEKTGKSLEQLAKEFVMANRPSSVIQRAATVEEVANMVIYVCSPQASATSGAALRVDGGVVDDII
- a CDS encoding NlpC/P60 family protein, coding for MISMNSAFAESPAKSALFHQETGPLRSRILDQYQKWKGTQYQWGGTSHRGVDCSALMQHLFSDAANLNLPRTTSEQIHRGVQVAQYRLKAGDLVFFQTGPNRKHVGVYIGDNRFIHASSSQGVTVSTLTDDYWQAHYITARRVTGSAA